GCTACTTGCGTCAATTGGTATAAATGGGGTGGTAATTAACAATGTCAATGTCAGAGGAAAGGCAATTTGGCTGATAACTCCAAAGTATTTGCCTGAGCTTTCTGAAATTGCTGAGACTTTCAGATTATATGGTATAAAATTGTATCTTAGCATAAATTTTGCAAGTCCAATTTATATCGGAGGACTTTCAACTGCAGACCCTCTTGACCCTGATGTATTTAAATGGTGGCAAGAGACGGTCAAGACAATTTATAGCTATATACCTGACTTTGGGGGTTTTTTAGTAAAAGCTGATTCTGAGTTCAATCCTGGCCCATATGTATATGGCAGGAGCCATGCGGATGGAGCAAACATGCTTGCAAAAGCTCTTTTGCCATATGGTGGAGTTGTCATCTGGCGCGCGTTTGTCTACAACTGTCTTCAGGACTGGAGAGACACAAAGACTGACAGGGCAAAGGCTGCGTATGAAAACTTCAAACCTCTTGATGGAGAGTTTCTTGATAATGTTGTACTTCAGATAAAATATGGTCCAATGGACTTTCAGGTAAGGGAGCCTGTATCACCACTTTTTGGTGGTATGGAAAAGACAAATCAGATGATAGAATTACAAATAACTCAGGAATATACAGGCCAGCAGATTCATCTTTGCTATTTAGGTACCTTGTGGAAAGAGATTTTAGAGTTTGACACCTACTGCAAAGGCAAAGGTTCATATGTCAAAAGAATAGTAGATGGAAGTCTATTTGGATGGAAGTATTGTGGATTTGCGGGTGTGTCAAACATAGGTAGTAGCATAAACTGGACAGGACACGATTTAGCCCAGGCAAATCTTTGGACGTTTGGGAAACTTGCTTGGAATCCAGATAGGTCAGTTGAAGATATTGCTAAAGAATGGATTTTGCTTACATTTGGGGATGATAAAAAGGTTGTAGAAAATATTCTTTGGATGCTTTTAAATTCGCATAGAATCTACGAAAAGTACACAACACCTCTTGGTTTGGGGTGGATGGTAAATCCGGGTCACCACTATGGTCCTAATCCAGAAGGGTATGAGTATTCAAAGTGGGGGACCTACCACAGAGCAGATACAAAAGCAATTGGGGTTGACAGGACATCAAAGGGTACAGGATATACTTTGCAGTATCATCCGCATTGGCAAAAAATCTTTGACGATATAGAAAAATGTCCAGAAGACCTTTTACTATTTTTCCACAGAGTGCCATATACTCACAGATTAAAATCAGGCAAAACGCTCATTCAGTTCATGTATGATTCGCACTTTGAAGGTGCTGAAGAGGTAGATGTTCTTATCCAAAAGTGGGAAGAGCTAAGAGGAAAGATAGATGAAGATATCTTTAATAGAGTTTCTGAGCGGCTAAAGATGCAAAAAGAACATGCAATTGAGTGGCGAGATGTGATCAATACATACTTTTACAGAAAAACAGGAATTCCTGATGAAAAAGGAAGACTCATATATCCGTAAAATAGAAACTTGAGTTTTTGTAGAAAGGACGAGGTGCCAAAAATGCTAAAGTTAAATAGAGAAAGCCTTGCACATAAAGATTTGTGGCAAAAGATTCAAATTGAGATGCCTCAATTTGATATAGAGGATGTTATAAAAAACACATATGAAAATCCCACATGGATTCACTTTGGAGCAGGAAATATTTTTAGAGGGTATATTGCAGCACTTGAGCAGGATTTGTTAGAAAGAGGCGAGGTTCAGACAGGGGTTATTGCAGCAGAGCTATTTGACTATGAAATAATTGATAGAATCTACAAACCATATGACAATCTTTCCTTGGTTATTACAGCAGATGCAAAAGGAAATCTGCAAAAAAGAGTAATTGCAAGTATTACTGAGGCGCTAAAGTGCGACCCTGATTTTAAAGATGACTGGGCAAGGCTTTGTGAGATTTTTAAAAGTGCATCTTTGCAGATGGTGACATTTACTATTACAGAAAAAGGGTACAATATTGTTGATTTAAATGGTGAATATCTGCCACAAGTAAAAGAAGATATAGAAAACGGACCAGAAAAACCAAAAAGTAGTATGGGGAAGGTTGCCTCACTTTTGTATGTGAGGTACAAAAATGGCAAGCACCCAGTTGCAGTTGTGAGCCTTGATAATTGCTCAAAAAACGGTGAAAGGCTTTATAATTCAATCATTCAAATAGCAAAAGAGTGGGTAAAAAACAAATTAGTAGAAGAAGGTTTTGTTGAGTATCTTAGCAATTCTTCATCAGTTAGCTTTCCATGGAGCATGATAGACAAGATTGTTCCAAGACCTTCTGAGAGCATAAAGGAGTTACTTGAAAAAGACGGGTTAGAGAAAATGGAGATAATTTGCACTTCCAAAAACACATATATAGCACCTTTTGTCAATACAGAAAAATCTCAATATCTTGTGATTGAAGACAACTTTCCAAATGGCAGACCACCTCTAGAGAAGGCAGGAGTTTATTTTGCGGACAGGCAGACAGTCGAGAACTCAGAGCGGATGAAGGTTCAGACGTGTCTCAACCCACTTCACACAGCTTTGGCCATCTTTGGATGTTTACTTGGTTACAAGACAATCTATGAAGAGGTAAAAGACGGGTGTTTAAAGAAGCTTATAGAGAAGATAGGGTATGAAGAGGGCTTGCCAGTTGTGGTTGACCCAAAGATAATTGACCCAAAAGAATATCTTAAGGAGGTAATTGAAGAAAGGTTTCCAAACCCATATATACCAGATGCACCACAAAGAATAGCGACAGACACATCACAGAAGATGCCAATTAGATTTGGTGAGACAATAAAGGCGTACAGCGAAAGTCCTAATTTGGATGTAAAAAGTTTAAAATTCATACCGCTTGTGATAGCAGGATGGTTAAGATACTTGATGTGTGTAGATGACAGTGGCAAGCCTTTTGAGCCAAGTCCCGACCCGCTTTTAGATGAGCTGAAAAAACAAATGAATGGGATTGAGCTTGGCAAGAAGGTAGAAAACTTAGATGAAAAGCTAAAGCCAATATTGTCAAACGAGATGCTCTTTAGAGTAAATCTTTTTGAGGTAGGCCTTGCAAACAAGGTTATAGATTATTTTAAAGAGATGACAGAAGGTGTTGGTGCTGTGCGAAGGACACTTGAGAAGTATCTTGAATGTGATTAAACAAAATACAGAAAGGAGCAGATGTAAAGATGGGTTTTAAAATGACATTTAGATGGTTTGGTCCCAAAGATGACAACATTCCACTTGAGTATATTCGTCAGATTCCAGGAATATATGGAGTTGTGACTGCTCTTTTTGACATTCCGGTTGGTGAGGTATGGCCAGAAGAGAAGATATTTGAGCTAAAAAAGATGGTAGAGGACGCAGGGCTCAAATTTGAGGTGATAGAAAGTGTAAATGTTCACGAGGATATAAAGCTTGGACTTCCAACAAGAGATAGGTATATAGAAAACTACAAGCAGACCATAAGGAACTTAGCAAAAGCAGGTGTAAAGGTAATATGTTACAACTTTATGCCTGTATTTGATTGGCTGAGGACAGACCTTGCTAAAAAGCTACCTGATGGTTCAGAGGTTATGGAATACAACCATGAGATGCTAAAGAATCTCACGCCAGATGAATTGGTAAAGAGTATGGAAAGTGGTTCGAGAGGATTTTCGCTTCCTGGCTGGGAGAGCTACAGGCTAAAACAGCTGCAAAATCTTTTTGATCTGTACAAAGATGTTGACGAAGAGAAGCTTCTTCAAAATCTAATATACTTTTTAGAGAACATAATCCCTGTTTGTGAAGAGTGCGATGTTAAGATGGCAATTCATCCTGACGACCCACCATGGTCGTTATTTGGACTGCCAAGGGTTGTAACAAATAAAGAGAACATAGAAAGATTTTTAAAAGCTGTTGACAGCCCATATAATGGTCTTACGCTCTGTACAGGTTCACTTGGAGCAAACAAGGAAAACAATATCCCAGAGCTGATAAGGTATTTTGGTAAGATGGGCAGGATTCACTTTATGCATGTGAGAAATATCAAATTTACAGGTGAGAGGTCTTTTTTTGAAACATCGCACCTGTCGACAGATGGCTCATTTGATATGTTTGAGATAATGAAAGCGATATACGATATAGGATTTGAAGGGTATTTGCGACCTGACCATGGAAGGATGATTTGGGGCGAAAAGGGAAGACCTGGCTATGGGCTTTATGACAGAGCCCTTGGCATTGCATATCTAAATGGTCTATGGGAAGCTATTGAAAAGATGTCAAAATATCAAGGCTAATAAAAAAGTGTGCGAGGTTGTTCCAAAAACCGCCTGCTGGGGCTGGAACAACTTCTTTTACATGGCGGAAAAATAAATACCCCAGCCGTCTGAACGGTGATATATATGTGTGCCGTTCAGACGATTTGTACTTTAGTTATGAAGAAAGTCAATATAGACAAATCATGGGAATATGCTGAAAGTTCCCTGTACAGCGTATTGAATGTAGCCAACTTAGAGTGTGAGTGGAAACCTGTAGATTTGCCACATGATGCTGT
This Caldicellulosiruptor changbaiensis DNA region includes the following protein-coding sequences:
- a CDS encoding alpha-glucuronidase family glycosyl hydrolase, yielding MEHLKQKGVPQNQYTMCWLDYKRCEDEEYLKKVIPFISNIFILDNNYYFRNAALELKEAIKNIFGVEPNIQTTSYLDFHRGTLIGKLGNEVIEKFLEKEEKEQIGNEGFLIKVVATKTQNIILLVAKTESGIIYGTFELINRLRVKSNLSSLYIIENPKAPLRVINHWDNMDGSIERGYAGSSIFFSNNRVKRSLKRVRDYARLLASIGINGVVINNVNVRGKAIWLITPKYLPELSEIAETFRLYGIKLYLSINFASPIYIGGLSTADPLDPDVFKWWQETVKTIYSYIPDFGGFLVKADSEFNPGPYVYGRSHADGANMLAKALLPYGGVVIWRAFVYNCLQDWRDTKTDRAKAAYENFKPLDGEFLDNVVLQIKYGPMDFQVREPVSPLFGGMEKTNQMIELQITQEYTGQQIHLCYLGTLWKEILEFDTYCKGKGSYVKRIVDGSLFGWKYCGFAGVSNIGSSINWTGHDLAQANLWTFGKLAWNPDRSVEDIAKEWILLTFGDDKKVVENILWMLLNSHRIYEKYTTPLGLGWMVNPGHHYGPNPEGYEYSKWGTYHRADTKAIGVDRTSKGTGYTLQYHPHWQKIFDDIEKCPEDLLLFFHRVPYTHRLKSGKTLIQFMYDSHFEGAEEVDVLIQKWEELRGKIDEDIFNRVSERLKMQKEHAIEWRDVINTYFYRKTGIPDEKGRLIYP
- a CDS encoding mannitol dehydrogenase family protein, with product MLKLNRESLAHKDLWQKIQIEMPQFDIEDVIKNTYENPTWIHFGAGNIFRGYIAALEQDLLERGEVQTGVIAAELFDYEIIDRIYKPYDNLSLVITADAKGNLQKRVIASITEALKCDPDFKDDWARLCEIFKSASLQMVTFTITEKGYNIVDLNGEYLPQVKEDIENGPEKPKSSMGKVASLLYVRYKNGKHPVAVVSLDNCSKNGERLYNSIIQIAKEWVKNKLVEEGFVEYLSNSSSVSFPWSMIDKIVPRPSESIKELLEKDGLEKMEIICTSKNTYIAPFVNTEKSQYLVIEDNFPNGRPPLEKAGVYFADRQTVENSERMKVQTCLNPLHTALAIFGCLLGYKTIYEEVKDGCLKKLIEKIGYEEGLPVVVDPKIIDPKEYLKEVIEERFPNPYIPDAPQRIATDTSQKMPIRFGETIKAYSESPNLDVKSLKFIPLVIAGWLRYLMCVDDSGKPFEPSPDPLLDELKKQMNGIELGKKVENLDEKLKPILSNEMLFRVNLFEVGLANKVIDYFKEMTEGVGAVRRTLEKYLECD
- the uxuA gene encoding mannonate dehydratase translates to MGFKMTFRWFGPKDDNIPLEYIRQIPGIYGVVTALFDIPVGEVWPEEKIFELKKMVEDAGLKFEVIESVNVHEDIKLGLPTRDRYIENYKQTIRNLAKAGVKVICYNFMPVFDWLRTDLAKKLPDGSEVMEYNHEMLKNLTPDELVKSMESGSRGFSLPGWESYRLKQLQNLFDLYKDVDEEKLLQNLIYFLENIIPVCEECDVKMAIHPDDPPWSLFGLPRVVTNKENIERFLKAVDSPYNGLTLCTGSLGANKENNIPELIRYFGKMGRIHFMHVRNIKFTGERSFFETSHLSTDGSFDMFEIMKAIYDIGFEGYLRPDHGRMIWGEKGRPGYGLYDRALGIAYLNGLWEAIEKMSKYQG